From a single Armatimonadota bacterium genomic region:
- a CDS encoding ABC transporter ATP-binding protein encodes MAREVHVAVVETWNLGKTFHPPPWPLSLAGRIAARPVRALAGISLRIEPGEVFGLVGPNGAGKTTLLKLLATLLLPSEGAARVDGADLVSQAGMVRRRVGLATGDERTFYWRLTGRENLEFFCGLRGQSPAVARRRAAEVLERVDLVEQADETVGRYSTGMRQRLAIARALLDDPPVLLLDEPTRSLDPVAAARVQTLIRRLSREEGRTVLLATHQLGEAATACDRIGILVAGALRDVLAPQAVGEDGLRRRYHALVEATDERPQSVAGLS; translated from the coding sequence ATGGCCCGGGAAGTACACGTAGCTGTGGTCGAAACCTGGAACCTCGGCAAGACCTTTCACCCGCCCCCGTGGCCCCTCTCTCTGGCAGGACGGATCGCCGCGCGCCCCGTGCGTGCGCTGGCCGGTATCTCCCTGCGCATCGAGCCGGGGGAGGTCTTCGGTCTGGTGGGACCCAACGGCGCCGGGAAGACCACGCTGCTCAAGCTCCTGGCGACGTTGCTGTTGCCCTCAGAGGGGGCCGCCCGGGTGGACGGCGCGGACCTGGTGAGCCAGGCGGGGATGGTACGGCGGCGGGTGGGGCTGGCCACCGGGGACGAGCGCACTTTCTACTGGAGGCTCACGGGGCGGGAGAACCTGGAATTCTTCTGTGGCCTGCGCGGGCAATCCCCGGCGGTGGCGCGTCGGCGGGCCGCGGAGGTCCTGGAACGCGTGGACCTGGTGGAGCAGGCGGACGAGACCGTAGGGCGGTACTCCACGGGGATGCGCCAGCGTCTGGCCATTGCCCGGGCCCTGCTGGACGATCCCCCGGTCCTGCTGCTGGACGAACCCACGCGCAGCCTTGACCCTGTGGCCGCCGCCCGCGTGCAGACCCTCATCCGCCGCCTCTCCCGCGAGGAGGGGCGCACCGTGCTGCTGGCCACGCACCAGCTGGGCGAGGCTGCCACTGCCTGCGACCGCATCGGCATCCTCGTGGCCGGGGCGCTGCGTGACGTGCTGGCGCCGCAGGCGGTGGGGGAGGATGGTCTGCGCCGGCGCTACCACGCCCTGGTGGAGGCTACGGATGAGCGTCCTCAATCAGTTGCGGGCCTTTCTTAG
- a CDS encoding ABC transporter permease yields the protein MSVLNQLRAFLRRDYLLASYSRLALAWQVFTVVLVAPTLYYLGRLIRPAASPHLAPYGGDYFAFAVLGVALFGLLAASMAAAAAAIRQEQMIGTLEVLVAAPISLLTLAAGLSLWSVLLAAAQTLLYLVLGVVVFGIDLGRANLAAAGIAVILAVATFAAMGLFAAAFVLVYRHADPFSSIFAGLSALLGGVFYPPSVLPPVLRVLAEFVPLTHALRAVRLAVLEGAGLGALRRELLVLLLFAVVLLPLATVVFRGAVQYARRAGTLSAY from the coding sequence ATGAGCGTCCTCAATCAGTTGCGGGCCTTTCTTAGACGGGACTACCTCCTGGCCAGCTACTCCCGCCTCGCCCTGGCCTGGCAGGTCTTCACCGTCGTCCTGGTGGCGCCTACGCTGTACTACCTGGGACGGCTCATCCGGCCGGCTGCCTCGCCGCACCTGGCCCCCTACGGCGGAGACTACTTCGCCTTCGCCGTGCTGGGGGTAGCGCTCTTCGGGCTGCTGGCCGCGTCCATGGCCGCTGCGGCCGCAGCGATCCGTCAGGAGCAGATGATCGGCACCCTGGAGGTCCTGGTCGCTGCACCCATCTCATTGCTCACCCTGGCGGCGGGGCTCTCGCTGTGGAGCGTCCTGCTCGCCGCCGCGCAGACGCTCCTCTACCTGGTGCTGGGCGTGGTCGTCTTCGGAATCGACCTGGGCCGGGCCAATCTCGCCGCGGCCGGCATCGCCGTGATCCTGGCGGTGGCCACGTTCGCGGCCATGGGGCTGTTCGCGGCGGCCTTCGTCCTGGTTTACAGGCACGCCGATCCGTTCAGCAGCATCTTCGCCGGGCTTTCGGCCCTTCTGGGCGGGGTCTTCTACCCGCCAAGCGTCCTGCCCCCGGTGCTGCGGGTGCTGGCGGAGTTCGTCCCGCTGACGCATGCGCTGCGGGCAGTCCGCCTGGCCGTGCTGGAAGGGGCCGGGCTCGGTGCGCTGCGCCGTGAACTACTCGTGCTGCTCCTCTTTGCCGTGGTGCTCCTGCCGCTGGCGACGGTGGTCTTCCGCGGGGCGGTGCAGTACGCCAGGCGAGCGGGGACGCTGAGCGCCTACTGA